A single region of the Calonectris borealis unplaced genomic scaffold, bCalBor7.hap1.2 HAP1_SCAFFOLD_77, whole genome shotgun sequence genome encodes:
- the LOC142076660 gene encoding uncharacterized protein LOC142076660: MEGCCTVAVGLELSSLFPTLLQLSTKDVVSIWDAVSAYILGQLKLDKGVLVTGLGTFAMVQEQFHGEGEVYVVRRPVFRLDVDALRLQELAFPTVVIPGDVKIKPLNYKWLSQATSFPRHVVKNCVQETVLLYSFQLRNRQRLAFAFKGIGVLSCKDDVLCMRFYYDCVTGLASKASRIALLRTRLWMPGAAVSSGATTARETQAAPAHAFPRFQFLVIRGAVAKGFSTWHEKAAEKHKIRRGTGAGPCCPGAEGHPDKLLQRRVKLSLPVLPSQGPGTRQQDMGKETSASVLPPCPGSSPRTKEAGRQEPAPPARPTAALPSSEGCRRALQEVWQLSAEWEQVKTGWQERRQQAQAEWAAWEAWSAGEDRQPPQALGTGGAWTPHPPAQPRGKEVNERWRKAENPLPAEEMAAAAQLKRLQPDHLSPRALQVLRRLEPHQAQRNIFKHVAENNRWHQEQQRQLPW, translated from the exons ATGGAGGGCTGCTGCACCGTGGCCGTCGGCTTGGAGCTGAGCAGCTTGTTCCCCacactcctgcagctctccaccaAGG ATGTTGTGTCTATCTGGGATGCTGTGTCTGCGTACATCCTGGGACAGCTGAAGCTGGACAAG GGTGTCCTGGTCACAGGACTCGGGACCTTCGCTATGGTCCAAGAGCAATTCCACGGCGAAGGAGAGGTGTATGTGGTCCGAAGACCCGTCTTCCGGCTGGACGTGGATGCGTTACGTCTGCAGGAGCTCGCGTTCCCCACAGTGGTTATCCCTG GCGATGTCAAGATCAAGCCACTGAACTACAAGTGGCTATCGCAAGCCACCTCCTTCCCGCGGCACGTGGTGAAGAACTGTGTGCAAGAGACCGTACTCTTGTACTCtttccagctgaggaacaggCAGCGCCTCGCCTTCGCCTTCAAGGGCATTGGCGTTCTGTCCTGCAAAGACGACGTCCTGTGCATGCGGTTTTATTACGACTGCGTCACAGGGCTGGCGAGCAAGGCCAGCCGGATTGCACTGCTTCGCACT AGGCTGTGGATGCCAGGTGCAGCTGTCTCCAGTGGAGCCACCACCGCTCGGGAgacacaggctgctcctgcccacgCGTTCCCAAG gTTTCAGTTCCTGGTGATCCGCGGAGCAGTGGCCAAGGGTTTCTCCACCTGGCACgagaaggctgcagaaaagcacaagatCAGAAGAGGCACGGGAGCGGGTCCCTGCTGTCCAG gtgCAGAGGGGCATCCTGACAAGCTGCTGCAGAGGCGGGTGAAGCTTTCCCTCCCCGTGCTGCCAAGCCAGGGGCCAGGCACAAGGCAGCaagacatggggaaggagacTTCTGCCAG TGTGCTCCCCCCATGTCCGGGCAGCTCCCCCAGGacgaaggaggcaggcaggcaggagccagctcctccagccaggcCCACCGCTGCACTCCCGTcctctgaaggctgcaggagagcGTTGCAG GAGGTCTGGCAGCtgtctgcagagtgggagcaagTGAAGACCGGGTGGCAAGAGCGGCGACAGCAAGCCCAGGCAGAATGGGCGGCGTGGGAAGCCTGGTCTGCAGGGGAGGACCGACAGCCGCCCCAG GCACTCGGCACTGGAGGCGCTTGGACTCCCCACCCTCCCGCCCAGCCCAGGGGAAAGGAGGTcaacgagaggtggaggaaggctgaaaaccctctcccagcagaggagatggcagcagcagcccagctgaagaGACTCCAGCCTGA CCACCTTTCCCCACGAGCGCTCCAGGTCCTCAGAAGGCTGGAGCCGCATCAGGCACAGAGGAACATATTCAAGCACGTCGCTGAGAACAACAGGTGGCAtcaagagcagcagaggcagctccccTGGTAA